A single window of Nicotiana sylvestris chromosome 3, ASM39365v2, whole genome shotgun sequence DNA harbors:
- the LOC104235274 gene encoding zinc finger protein GIS2: protein MRSDSRSQSRSRSRSPRDRKIRTERYSYRDAPYRRESRRGFSPDGLCKNCKRPGHFARECPNVAICHNCGLPGHIASECSTKSLCWNCREPGHTAGNCPNEGICHTCGKAGHRARDCTAPPLPPGDLKLCNNCFKQGHLATDCTNEKACKNCRKTGHLARDCQNDPVCNLCNISGHMARDCLKASVIEERGGGRGHPSRGFGGRGFSGGGGYRDIVCRTCQQVGHMSRDCMALMICHNCGGRGHQAFECPSGRFMDRFPRRY from the exons ATGAGATCTGACAGTAGAAGCCAAAGCAGGAGCAGAAGCAGGAGCCCAAGAGATCGTAAAATCCGCACGGAACGGTATTCCTACCGTGATGCACCATATAGACGGGAGTCACGTCGGGGCTTCAG CCCAGACGGTCTCTGTAAGAACTGCAAACGACCTGGTCATTTTGCTAGGGAGTGCCCTAATGTGGCAATATGTCACAATTGCGGTCTTCCTGG ACATATTGCCTCCGAGTGCTCCACAAAATCTCTTTGTTGGAATTGCCGAGAACCAGGCCACACGGCCGGAAATTGTCCAAATGAAGGAATTTGCCACACCTGTGGGAAGGCAGGACACCGTGCGCGAGACTGCACTGCTCCTCCACTTCCACCTGGGGACCTGAAGCTGTGCAATAACTGCTTCAAACAAGGGCATCTTGCAACTGACTGCACAAATGAGAAGGCATGCAAAAATTGTAGAAAGACCGGTCACCTGGCACGTGATTGTCAAAATGATCCTGTGTGCAATTTGTGTAATATATCTGGTCATATGGCCAGAGATTGCCTCAAGGCCAGTGTTATTGAAGAGAGAGGTGGTGGAAGAGGACATCCATCTCGTGGGTTTGGTGGTCGTGGGTTTAGTGGTGGTGGAGGATACCGGGACATTGTTTGTCGAACTTGTCAGCAGGTAGGCCATATGAGCCGTGATTGCATGGCCCTGATGATTTGTCACAACTGCGGGGGAAGAGGACACCAAGCATTCGAGTGCCCCTCCGGAAGGTTTATGGACCGTTTTCCTAGGAGGTATTAA
- the LOC138887295 gene encoding uncharacterized protein gives MEKRDQQLMEAIRKSSMLEEQLRAKDEEFGLGKGVVAECEYLQGKLRSIQSEMDQNLIKVEAMSAEWMVKLAELERKVTGLENIESAWSLASARVAALENTIRVLQFEQESERAMATLREARLDERIGKIDLEASTLGDRVTTLEDEKEQLLAQVESSSTDVPHNLHELWVHTEAHQDIYKSLWEAGNVTKAAYEGARAKAREARVNYGYDSAMPEADEGADDDGGFPGNGGEEGGGDGAK, from the coding sequence ATGGAGAAAAGGGACCAGCAATTGATGGAGGCTATTCGCAAAAGTAGCATGCTCGAGGAGCAACTTCGTGCAAAGGACGAAGAGTTTGGGTTAGGCAAAGGGGTTGTTGCAGAGTGTGAATATCTTCAGGGGAAGCTGAGGTCGATACAGTCTGAGATGGATCAGAATCTTATCAAGGTCGAGGCTATGAGCGCGGAGTGGATGGTAAAATTGGCCGAGTTGGAGAGAAAAGTTACTGGGTTGGAGAACATCGAGAGTGCTTGGTCATTGGCTTCGGCAAGGGTGGCGGCTCTGGAGAACACTATCCGCGTCCTCCAATTCGAGCAAGAATCGGAGAGGGCGATGGCCACGCTAAGGGAGGCGAGGCTCGATGAACGCATTGGAAAGATCGACTTAGAGGCATCGACCTTAGGGGATCGTGTCACTACTCTTGAGGACGAAAAGGAGCAACTGTTGGCTCAAGTCGAATCTTCCTCCACCGATGTTCCCCATAATTTGCACGAGCTTTGGGTTCATACTGAAGCCCATCAGgacatatataagagtttgtgggaggcgggcAATGTTACCAAGGCCGCATATGAAGGAGCACGGGCGAAGGCACGAGAGGCTCGTGTTAACTATGGATATGACTCTGCGATGCCGGAAGCTGATGAGGGCGCGGACGATGATGGAGGATTTCCTGGAAATGGAGGTGAAGAGGGTGGCGGTGATGGTGCCAAGTGA
- the LOC138887294 gene encoding uncharacterized protein: protein MCKYHGHRTEDCRQLREEVTRLFNEGHLREFLSDQANNHFRKRYAGRKNEPKEPQHVIHMIIGRVDVPQGPVFKLTKVSITREKWTRDYMPEDTLTFNEEDIKALYQPHNDALVISILLNKVQVKCVLVDPGSSANIIRLRIVEKLRLLDQIIPASRVLNGFNMASETTTGEIILLVNVDGTIQNTKFHVIEGDIRYNALLRRSWIHSMRVVPSTLYQMMKFPTKDGVKTIYGEQHAAKEMFAVHELAPVSAPSTLEKSKDEHVAK, encoded by the coding sequence atgtgcaagtatcatggtcATAGAACGGAGGATTGCAGACAGCTAAGGGAGGAAGTGACTAGGTTATTCaatgagggccaccttcgagaattcctgagTGATCAGGCAAACAATCACTTCAGGAAAAGATATGCAGGTAGAAAGAATGAACCTAAAGAAcctcaacatgtcattcacatgatcataGGCAGAGTCGACGTCCCACAGGGACCTGTATTCAAACTTACCAAGgtatccatcacaagggaaaaatggaCTCGGGATTACATGCCTGAGGACACCCTCACATTCAACGAGGAAGACATCAAGGCATTATATCAgcctcataatgatgcactggtaatttctatccttttaaataaagttcaagttaaatgtgttctcgtggatccaggtagttcggcaaatataatccggttgaGGATCGTGGAGAAGCTCAGGCTGCTCGATCAAATCATACCGGCATCTCGAGTCTTGAATGGCtttaacatggcaagtgaaacaacaacgGGAGAAATCATCCTCCTAGTCAACGTGGATGGAACCATACAAAAcaccaaatttcatgtcatcgaaggtgacataaGGTATAATGCTTTACTTAGAAGGTCGTGGATCCATAGTATGAGGGTAGTGCCATCGACCCTCtatcagatgatgaagttcccaacaaaggatggTGTGAAAACTATATATGGAGAGCAGCATGCAGCTAAGGAGATGTTTGCAGTGCACGAGTTGGCACCGGTATCGGCACCATCCACATTGGAAAAGTCAAAGGACGAACATGTGGCCAAATAG